The following are from one region of the Haloactinomyces albus genome:
- a CDS encoding nucleobase:cation symporter-2 family protein: MALFTKRHNRGTRNGRSEVHPVDQMLPPGKLTAYGIQHIAAMYAGVAAPPLIVGQAIGLSPVEMTLLIGASLLTAGLATLLQSIGVWRIGARLPFVNGVTFASVAPMLAIVAQHGEANSLSIIYGSVLIAGVLAFLGAPYFSRMVRFFPPVVNGTVITLIGLSLFPVAIGWIAGQDPEAPDYASPVKLGLGAGTFLLVLLLNRFLKGFLNRVALLIGLVVGSLVAWPLDAVNTSTFAQAPIFNFPMPFELGAPSFNLTATISICIVMLVAMTESTADMIALGEIVDRPAGEQTIAAGLRADGAGSALSAVFGGFTCSAFAQNIGLVALTRVKSRFVVAAAGGVLIVLGLFPVIGAIVSLVPQPVLGGAALVLFGSVAASGMRTLGKAGLGDPFNALIVSGALGVGIIPIVAPEFYEHFPAAMRTVLDSGISTGCLVAVLLNLLFNSGRARKAELAAQNEDGEQDPLTALEEDSTSTVTDSEDVGAAGQDLGPVPVPEAERDNPRTETKTETRN; encoded by the coding sequence ATGGCCCTGTTCACCAAACGGCACAACCGCGGCACCCGCAACGGAAGATCCGAGGTCCACCCCGTGGATCAGATGCTTCCACCGGGCAAACTGACCGCCTACGGCATTCAGCACATCGCAGCGATGTATGCCGGTGTCGCAGCACCACCGCTGATCGTCGGCCAAGCCATCGGACTCAGTCCGGTGGAGATGACACTGCTGATCGGAGCGAGTCTGCTCACCGCCGGGCTGGCGACTCTGTTGCAGTCTATCGGTGTCTGGCGCATCGGCGCCAGGTTGCCGTTCGTTAATGGCGTCACATTCGCCTCCGTCGCACCGATGCTGGCCATCGTGGCCCAGCACGGCGAGGCGAACTCGCTGTCGATCATCTACGGCTCGGTGCTGATCGCCGGTGTCCTCGCGTTCCTCGGAGCACCGTATTTCTCCCGGATGGTGCGGTTCTTCCCCCCCGTGGTCAACGGAACCGTGATCACGCTGATCGGACTGTCGCTGTTTCCGGTTGCGATCGGCTGGATCGCCGGGCAGGACCCGGAGGCACCCGACTACGCCTCCCCGGTCAAGCTCGGACTCGGTGCGGGCACTTTCCTCCTCGTCCTGCTGCTCAACCGCTTCCTGAAGGGCTTCCTGAATCGGGTAGCCCTGCTCATCGGCTTGGTCGTTGGCTCGCTTGTGGCCTGGCCGCTCGACGCGGTGAACACCAGCACCTTCGCGCAGGCACCGATCTTCAACTTTCCGATGCCGTTCGAGCTCGGCGCACCGTCGTTCAACCTCACCGCGACCATCTCGATCTGCATCGTGATGCTGGTGGCGATGACGGAAAGCACCGCCGACATGATCGCCCTCGGGGAGATCGTCGACCGGCCCGCTGGTGAGCAGACCATCGCGGCCGGGCTGCGTGCCGATGGCGCGGGCAGCGCGCTGAGCGCGGTGTTCGGTGGCTTCACCTGCAGCGCCTTCGCCCAGAACATCGGGCTGGTGGCCCTGACCCGGGTCAAGAGCCGCTTCGTGGTCGCCGCGGCCGGTGGCGTGCTCATCGTGCTCGGCCTGTTCCCGGTGATCGGTGCGATCGTCTCGCTCGTACCGCAGCCCGTGCTGGGTGGTGCCGCCCTGGTGCTGTTCGGCTCCGTGGCCGCCAGCGGTATGCGCACCCTCGGCAAGGCCGGGTTGGGCGATCCGTTCAACGCCCTCATCGTCTCCGGAGCGCTGGGCGTGGGCATCATCCCGATCGTGGCGCCGGAGTTCTACGAGCACTTCCCCGCCGCGATGCGCACGGTGCTCGATTCCGGCATCAGCACCGGCTGCCTGGTCGCGGTGCTGCTGAATCTGCTGTTCAACAGCGGCCGCGCGCGTAAGGCCGAACTGGCCGCGCAGAATGAGGACGGCGAGCAGGATCCGCTCACCGCTCTGGAAGAGGATTCCACCAGCACGGTCACCGACTCCGAGGATGTCGGCGCCGCAGGCCAGGACCTCGGCCCCGTCCCCGTTCCGGAAGCCGAGCGGGACAACCCGCGTACCGAGACGAAGACCGAAACGAGGAACTGA
- the pucL gene encoding factor-independent urate hydroxylase: MGIVIGQNQYGKAECRLVTVDRSSDRHNIKDLNVSTSLRGAFDETHLTGDNSNVLPTDTQKNTVFALAKESPVGEIEDFALRLGRHFVDSQEPVEGARVLIDEYSWQRIPVDGADHDHSFSRAGEEKRTTAVTIDGSQAYVVSGLKDLVVLKSTGSEFWGYPKDKYTTLTETTDRILATAVTARWRYLSTDVNWAKSFEAIRSTMLEAFATTHSYALQQTLYEMGKAVLEQQPDVAEIRMSLPNKHNFLYDLEPFGLNNENEVYIAADRPYGLIEGTVTRDDVQPAPQAWYSLPEF; this comes from the coding sequence ATGGGTATCGTCATTGGTCAGAACCAGTACGGCAAGGCCGAGTGCCGCCTCGTCACGGTCGACCGCAGCAGCGATCGCCACAACATCAAGGACCTCAACGTCAGCACCTCGCTGCGCGGGGCGTTCGACGAGACGCACCTGACCGGCGACAACAGCAACGTGCTGCCGACCGACACGCAGAAGAACACCGTCTTCGCCCTGGCCAAGGAGTCTCCGGTCGGTGAGATCGAGGATTTCGCGCTGCGTCTCGGGCGGCACTTCGTCGACTCCCAGGAGCCCGTCGAGGGAGCGCGCGTACTCATCGACGAGTACAGTTGGCAGCGGATCCCCGTCGACGGAGCCGACCACGATCATTCCTTCTCCCGCGCCGGTGAGGAGAAGCGCACCACCGCGGTGACCATCGACGGTTCGCAGGCCTATGTGGTCTCCGGCTTGAAGGACCTGGTCGTACTCAAGTCCACCGGCTCCGAGTTCTGGGGCTATCCGAAGGACAAGTACACGACATTGACCGAGACCACCGATCGGATCCTGGCCACCGCCGTGACCGCGCGCTGGCGCTACCTGAGCACCGATGTGAACTGGGCCAAGAGTTTCGAGGCCATCCGCAGCACCATGCTGGAGGCCTTCGCCACCACGCACAGCTACGCGCTGCAGCAAACCCTCTACGAGATGGGCAAGGCAGTGCTCGAGCAGCAGCCGGATGTCGCCGAGATCCGGATGTCCCTGCCGAACAAGCACAACTTCCTTTACGACCTGGAACCGTTCGGTCTGAACAACGAGAACGAGGTGTACATCGCCGCCGACCGTCCTTACGGACTGATCGAGGGCACTGTGACCCGTGACGACGTACAGCCGGCGCCACAGGCCTGGTACAGCCTGCCCGAGTTCTGA
- the uraH gene encoding hydroxyisourate hydrolase: MSTDTVSAVTTHVLDAARGLPAAGIAVRLEAADGSDWKQLAEAETNDDGRVKQLGPQRLEVGDYRLTFATGAYFERLGTESFYPQVQITFRIGDPEQHYHVPLLLSPFAYSTYRGS; this comes from the coding sequence TTGAGTACCGACACAGTCAGTGCGGTGACCACGCATGTGCTGGACGCCGCACGCGGCCTGCCCGCGGCAGGGATCGCGGTCCGACTGGAGGCCGCCGACGGATCCGACTGGAAGCAGCTGGCCGAGGCGGAAACCAACGACGACGGCCGGGTCAAGCAACTCGGTCCGCAACGACTGGAGGTCGGCGACTACCGGCTGACCTTCGCCACCGGTGCCTACTTCGAACGGCTGGGCACCGAGTCCTTCTATCCGCAGGTGCAGATCACCTTCCGCATCGGCGATCCCGAGCAGCACTACCACGTGCCGCTCCTGTTGAGTCCGTTCGCCTATTCCACCTACCGAGGGAGTTGA
- the uraD gene encoding 2-oxo-4-hydroxy-4-carboxy-5-ureidoimidazoline decarboxylase, which produces MSAPSSTDTGPGLGRVNGLPRPDLVKQLLACLDVQRWAHEIADRRPYATAAELYEAADTAAPDLTDDEIRSALAAHPRIGERSEGDDTSSSWSRSEQSGVSDEDTELTTALRAGNREYERRFGHVYLVCASGRSGTELLEILHSRLDNDRDTEKRIVAEELRKIARLRLAKVIES; this is translated from the coding sequence ATGTCAGCACCATCATCGACCGACACCGGTCCCGGTCTCGGCAGAGTCAACGGCCTGCCCCGACCGGACCTGGTCAAGCAGCTACTTGCCTGCCTCGACGTGCAACGCTGGGCACACGAGATCGCCGATCGGCGTCCCTATGCCACAGCCGCCGAACTGTACGAAGCGGCCGACACGGCAGCACCCGACCTCACCGACGACGAGATCCGGTCCGCCCTCGCAGCCCACCCCCGCATCGGGGAGCGCTCGGAGGGCGACGACACCTCCTCGTCGTGGTCACGCAGTGAGCAGTCCGGAGTGAGCGACGAGGACACCGAACTGACCACGGCACTCCGTGCGGGCAACCGGGAATACGAGCGGCGGTTCGGTCACGTTTACCTGGTCTGCGCCAGTGGCCGCAGCGGCACCGAACTCCTGGAGATCCTGCACTCCCGCCTGGACAACGACCGGGACACGGAAAAGCGGATCGTGGCCGAAGAACTACGCAAGATCGCACGACTGCGACTGGCAAAGGTGATCGAGAGTTGA
- a CDS encoding helix-turn-helix domain-containing protein gives MHELSTALAPLLNHIGATVVPVEERVPGDIVLYWEGAPAIAVRLPDEELTSALDRVIGQVEAELGARLADLPRADKQRAVRLLEERGAFTLRKSVESIAKTLGVSRFTVYNYLNREQASSKR, from the coding sequence GTGCACGAACTCTCCACCGCACTCGCCCCGCTGTTGAACCACATCGGCGCCACCGTCGTGCCCGTCGAGGAACGCGTGCCCGGTGACATCGTCCTGTACTGGGAAGGAGCACCGGCGATCGCCGTCCGGCTTCCCGACGAGGAACTGACCAGCGCACTGGATCGGGTGATCGGACAGGTCGAAGCGGAACTCGGCGCCCGGTTGGCGGACCTACCGCGTGCCGACAAGCAACGCGCCGTACGGCTCCTGGAGGAGCGCGGTGCGTTCACCCTGCGCAAGTCGGTCGAATCGATCGCGAAAACGCTCGGCGTCAGCCGGTTCACCGTGTACAACTATCTGAACCGCGAGCAGGCAAGCTCGAAACGCTGA
- a CDS encoding thiamine-binding protein, whose amino-acid sequence MHVRAEFTTEPFEGEGEPPAHAFAARDSLRSSGLEPEFGPLGTAISGEREAVLPALASMLDKALDAGADRITMQVSIDDAIVDESAEEF is encoded by the coding sequence ATGCACGTGAGAGCAGAGTTCACCACCGAACCATTCGAGGGCGAGGGCGAACCTCCCGCGCACGCCTTCGCGGCGCGCGACAGCCTGCGCTCGTCGGGTCTGGAACCCGAATTCGGCCCCCTGGGCACCGCGATCAGCGGGGAACGCGAGGCGGTCCTGCCCGCGCTGGCCTCGATGCTGGACAAGGCCCTGGATGCGGGAGCGGACAGGATCACGATGCAGGTCAGCATCGACGACGCCATCGTCGACGAGTCCGCCGAGGAGTTCTAG
- a CDS encoding hydroxypyruvate isomerase family protein: MNSFRYDVNLSILFTELEIAQRPAAAKEAGFDAVEFWWPFSEPVPSDSEVDKFVRAVDEAGVSLVGLNFFAGDMPAGERGVLSHPGRSREFTDNVDVAVGIGARLGCTAFNALYGNRLDETEPSVQDATATENLVRAAQAAARIDGTVLIEPVSGTPSYPLKTASDAFTVIDRVHSEGNVDNLRLLFDLYHLVTNGDDPDAVIDSRGSEIGHVQIADAPGRNEPGTGRVDFEHYFGKLHAAGYRGDIGLEYKASGATTDSFGWISA; encoded by the coding sequence ATGAATTCCTTCCGGTACGACGTCAATCTCTCGATCCTGTTCACCGAGCTCGAGATCGCACAGCGGCCCGCAGCGGCCAAGGAAGCCGGATTCGACGCGGTCGAGTTCTGGTGGCCGTTCTCGGAGCCCGTGCCCAGTGACAGCGAGGTCGACAAGTTCGTCCGTGCCGTCGACGAGGCCGGGGTCTCGTTGGTGGGGTTGAACTTCTTCGCCGGGGACATGCCCGCCGGGGAGCGCGGGGTGCTCTCGCATCCCGGCCGTTCCCGCGAGTTCACCGACAATGTCGACGTCGCCGTGGGTATCGGGGCCCGGCTGGGGTGCACCGCGTTCAATGCGCTCTACGGCAACCGGCTCGACGAGACCGAGCCCTCGGTGCAGGACGCCACCGCAACCGAGAACCTCGTGCGGGCGGCGCAGGCAGCGGCCCGTATCGACGGCACCGTCCTGATCGAGCCGGTGAGCGGAACCCCCAGCTACCCACTGAAGACGGCATCCGATGCGTTCACGGTGATCGACCGGGTGCACTCCGAGGGGAACGTGGACAACCTGCGCCTGCTGTTCGACCTTTACCACCTGGTGACCAACGGCGATGACCCCGACGCGGTCATCGACAGCCGTGGGAGCGAGATCGGCCATGTCCAGATCGCGGATGCGCCGGGACGAAACGAGCCGGGAACCGGGCGGGTCGATTTCGAGCACTACTTCGGCAAGCTGCACGCCGCCGGCTACCGGGGTGACATCGGTCTGGAGTACAAGGCCAGCGGAGCCACCACCGACAGCTTCGGCTGGATCTCGGCCTGA
- a CDS encoding 2-hydroxy-3-oxopropionate reductase gives MTKVGFIGLGIMGGPMAANLVAAGYEVAGYNRSQPKVDKLIAEGGKGARSVAEAVDDADVIVTMLPDSPDVESVVLGDDGVLAHAREGALLIDCSTIRPDVSRQVAEVAAKQHVQALDAPVSGGEKGAIDGALSIMVGGEADAFAAAGGVLDAVGKTVVHVGPAGSGQTVKAANQLIVAGNIGLVAEALGFLEAHGVDTDSAFQVLGGGLAGSKVLDAKNAGMRARQFQPGFRIELHHKDLGIVQSAARDAGVSTPLGSLVSQLMAAAVAQGDGSLDHSGLFRQIARLNGTE, from the coding sequence ATGACCAAGGTCGGATTCATCGGATTGGGCATCATGGGCGGCCCGATGGCGGCGAATCTCGTCGCCGCCGGTTATGAAGTGGCCGGCTACAACCGTAGCCAGCCCAAGGTCGACAAGCTCATCGCCGAGGGTGGCAAGGGCGCGCGGAGCGTGGCCGAAGCGGTCGACGATGCGGACGTGATCGTCACGATGCTGCCGGACTCGCCGGACGTGGAATCCGTGGTGCTCGGTGACGACGGTGTCCTGGCCCATGCTCGGGAGGGCGCGCTGCTCATCGACTGCAGCACGATTCGCCCGGACGTGTCCCGGCAGGTCGCCGAGGTCGCCGCGAAGCAACACGTGCAGGCGCTCGACGCACCGGTCAGCGGTGGCGAGAAAGGCGCGATCGACGGTGCGCTGTCGATCATGGTCGGTGGCGAGGCGGATGCCTTCGCCGCAGCGGGTGGAGTACTCGACGCGGTCGGCAAGACCGTCGTGCACGTCGGTCCCGCGGGCTCCGGCCAGACCGTCAAGGCAGCCAACCAGCTCATCGTGGCGGGCAACATCGGGTTGGTTGCCGAGGCCCTCGGCTTCCTCGAGGCGCACGGCGTGGACACCGACTCGGCGTTCCAGGTGCTCGGCGGTGGTCTGGCGGGCAGCAAGGTGCTGGACGCCAAGAACGCGGGCATGCGTGCTCGGCAGTTCCAGCCCGGTTTCCGGATCGAGCTGCACCACAAGGACCTCGGCATCGTGCAGAGCGCAGCCCGCGATGCGGGAGTGTCCACTCCACTGGGTTCCCTCGTCTCGCAGCTCATGGCGGCTGCTGTCGCCCAGGGTGACGGTTCGCTGGATCACTCCGGGCTGTTCCGGCAGATCGCCCGCCTCAACGGCACCGAGTAA
- the gcl gene encoding glyoxylate carboligase has translation MPKVPVMQAVVDVLESEGVDTAFGCPGAAILPLYAAMEHRDIKHLTVRHEEGATHMADGWARTNGKVGVAIGTSGPAGTNMITGLYTAQADSIPMVCLTGQAVSTKLHQEAFQAVDIVDVAKPVTKWSVQVKEAAQAPWIIREAFRTARSGRPGPVLIDLPLDVQKQEIEWDPTIDAPLPVQRVEPHLPRVERALDMLLAAERPLILSGGGVVLGEAHERLQEIAELLGIPVQVTLMGKGSFPEDHELWAGMTGIQTSQRYGNQSFLESDLVLALGARFGDRHTGALDTYRGERKFIHVDIEPTQIGKVFGPDLGIVSDTGPFLDALLAAVKRREQGANPAGGSFPEWVERIGELKRTHTRPDDYDSVPIKAPRVFKEINEIFGPDTYFTTAIGLYQIWSGQFQTTHKPRHYQVCGQAGPLGWEVPAAIGVKSAKPDAEVAAVVGDYSFQFLVEELAVAAQYDVGFVVIMLNNEYLGLIRMAEEGYGMNTEVDIHYDEHGTDNVKVMEAYGCSGRRVTDPAELTETIEWARKEAVATSRPVLVEVMIEREANTANGVRIDAVAEPEQVPNAS, from the coding sequence ATGCCGAAAGTTCCTGTCATGCAGGCCGTTGTCGACGTGCTCGAATCGGAGGGCGTCGATACCGCGTTCGGATGTCCCGGCGCGGCCATCCTCCCGCTCTACGCCGCGATGGAGCATCGCGACATCAAGCACCTGACCGTGCGTCACGAAGAGGGCGCGACCCACATGGCCGATGGCTGGGCGCGCACCAACGGCAAGGTCGGCGTGGCCATCGGGACCTCCGGTCCCGCGGGCACCAACATGATCACCGGTCTCTACACCGCGCAGGCCGACTCCATCCCGATGGTCTGCCTCACCGGGCAGGCCGTGTCCACCAAGCTGCACCAGGAGGCCTTCCAAGCGGTCGACATCGTGGATGTCGCCAAGCCGGTCACCAAGTGGTCGGTGCAGGTCAAAGAGGCCGCACAGGCGCCGTGGATCATCCGTGAGGCGTTCCGGACCGCCCGTTCGGGCCGTCCGGGGCCGGTGCTGATCGACCTGCCGCTGGACGTGCAGAAGCAGGAAATCGAGTGGGACCCGACGATCGACGCACCACTGCCCGTGCAGCGCGTCGAGCCGCACCTGCCGCGGGTGGAGCGCGCTCTGGACATGCTGCTGGCGGCCGAGCGCCCGCTCATTCTGTCCGGTGGCGGTGTCGTGCTGGGAGAAGCGCACGAGCGACTGCAGGAGATCGCCGAACTACTCGGTATTCCGGTGCAGGTCACGCTCATGGGCAAGGGCTCGTTCCCGGAGGACCACGAACTCTGGGCAGGCATGACGGGTATTCAGACCAGCCAGCGCTACGGCAACCAGTCGTTCCTGGAATCCGACCTCGTGCTGGCCCTGGGGGCTCGCTTCGGCGATCGCCACACCGGTGCGCTGGACACCTATCGGGGCGAGCGGAAGTTCATCCACGTCGACATCGAGCCCACTCAGATCGGCAAGGTGTTCGGACCGGACCTCGGCATCGTCTCCGACACCGGGCCGTTCCTGGACGCCCTGCTGGCGGCGGTCAAGCGGCGCGAGCAGGGCGCGAACCCCGCGGGCGGGAGCTTCCCGGAGTGGGTGGAGCGGATCGGTGAGCTGAAGCGGACCCACACCCGCCCCGACGACTACGACAGCGTGCCGATCAAGGCGCCGAGGGTGTTCAAGGAGATCAACGAGATCTTCGGCCCGGACACCTACTTCACCACCGCCATCGGGCTGTACCAGATCTGGTCCGGCCAGTTCCAGACCACGCACAAGCCGCGGCACTACCAGGTGTGCGGTCAGGCGGGGCCGCTCGGCTGGGAAGTTCCGGCGGCCATCGGGGTGAAGTCGGCGAAGCCGGACGCCGAGGTCGCCGCCGTCGTCGGTGATTACTCCTTCCAGTTCCTGGTGGAGGAGCTGGCCGTGGCCGCGCAGTACGACGTCGGCTTCGTGGTGATCATGCTCAACAACGAGTACCTCGGCCTGATCCGCATGGCCGAGGAGGGCTACGGGATGAACACCGAGGTCGATATCCACTACGACGAGCACGGCACCGACAACGTCAAGGTGATGGAGGCCTACGGCTGCTCGGGACGCCGTGTGACCGACCCGGCCGAACTCACCGAGACCATCGAGTGGGCGCGCAAGGAGGCGGTGGCCACCAGCCGTCCGGTGCTGGTCGAGGTCATGATCGAGCGGGAGGCCAACACCGCCAACGGGGTGCGCATCGACGCCGTCGCGGAGCCGGAGCAGGTGCCGAACGCCTCGTGA
- a CDS encoding glycerate kinase: protein MPGHVLIAPDKFKGSLTGPEVAEAVSAGLRRSRPGIDVRCTPVADGGDGTVQAALATGDYRRVSAPATGPTGEPVDAEIAVWGDTAVVELAAASGLACLDEDEIAPLSASSDGTGELVRAALDAGARTIVLGVGGSACTDGGAGMLVALGARVLDAEGYPLPPGGSPLNRVAEVDLSGLDARLADTEVVLASDVDNPLFGQSGAAHVYGPQKGADPEQVGVLDSALRRWAEAVTKAGGRAVAEDPGAGAAGGVGFAALAVLGARRRAGVDMVLELVEFEEQLNGARLVVTGEGSLDEQTLYGKAPAGVAARAVSAGVPVVAVAGQCALPRERLRESGFAGSYVVADIEPDTERSMREAASLLESLGERLADEWL from the coding sequence GTGCCTGGTCATGTTCTGATCGCACCGGACAAGTTCAAGGGGTCGCTGACCGGCCCCGAGGTCGCCGAGGCCGTCTCGGCGGGGCTGCGTCGCAGCAGGCCGGGCATCGATGTGCGCTGCACTCCCGTAGCCGATGGTGGTGATGGCACGGTGCAGGCCGCGCTCGCCACCGGCGACTATCGTCGGGTGTCCGCGCCTGCCACCGGGCCGACCGGCGAACCGGTCGATGCCGAGATCGCGGTGTGGGGTGATACCGCGGTGGTGGAACTGGCCGCTGCCTCGGGGTTGGCCTGCCTCGACGAGGACGAGATCGCCCCGCTGAGTGCCTCCAGCGACGGCACCGGTGAACTCGTCCGTGCCGCGCTGGACGCGGGAGCCCGGACCATCGTGCTCGGTGTGGGAGGCAGTGCCTGTACCGACGGCGGGGCCGGAATGCTGGTCGCCCTCGGCGCCCGCGTGCTCGACGCCGAGGGGTATCCGCTGCCCCCGGGAGGGAGCCCGCTGAACAGAGTGGCCGAAGTCGATCTGTCGGGACTCGATGCGCGCCTGGCCGACACCGAGGTCGTGCTGGCCTCCGATGTCGACAACCCCTTGTTCGGGCAGAGCGGAGCCGCCCATGTTTACGGCCCGCAGAAAGGGGCCGATCCCGAGCAGGTCGGAGTGCTGGATTCCGCGCTGCGGCGCTGGGCAGAGGCGGTGACCAAGGCGGGTGGACGTGCCGTCGCGGAGGATCCGGGTGCGGGTGCGGCGGGCGGCGTGGGGTTTGCCGCGCTGGCCGTGCTGGGGGCGCGGCGGCGTGCGGGCGTCGACATGGTCCTCGAACTGGTGGAGTTCGAGGAGCAGCTCAACGGGGCGCGGCTGGTCGTCACCGGTGAGGGGTCGCTGGACGAGCAGACGCTGTACGGCAAGGCTCCGGCAGGTGTCGCGGCGCGTGCCGTGTCCGCGGGAGTGCCGGTGGTCGCTGTCGCCGGGCAGTGCGCGCTCCCCCGGGAGCGCCTGCGCGAGAGCGGTTTCGCCGGGAGCTATGTCGTGGCCGATATCGAGCCCGATACCGAGCGCAGCATGCGTGAGGCGGCGTCCCTGCTGGAATCGTTGGGTGAGCGGCTCGCCGACGAGTGGTTGTAG